The genome window GAATCCGGGCCGTATCAATCGTGCGTGCCATCTTCCGTTGGTTCCTTGCTGCTACGAGCTCACGCTTGAGATCACGCACGTTGGAGACATAGTTGGTGTTGTGCCGTACCCCATCTGGCCGTAAGGACGCTGCGTCAGGCCGGCGGAAGCGAGGCCCCTCTCCCGGGGCCTTGTCGAGGGCGGGTTTGTTGTCAGCATCCAGCTGCGCTTTGTTCTTCAGTAGCTGGGTGTGCCTTGCTGACTCTCGGGAGGCGAGCTCCTCCTCGATGGCCTCGTTGTGTAGTGGGTTCTGCCGGGTATGAGGCGGGCCATAACGAGTGGAGAGCTTGGGGCCTGGGGGTGGGCCTGCCGTGCCGTCGTCCATGGTGGAGCAGAGGGTCAGGCCGCCACAGAGGCGTGTGGCCATTTCCCCCGTCGCCACTCCGCTGAGGATGAGGCTGCCATCGCCTGCCACCTGGGCGGTCGCCGCGGCCTCCACGGCCAGTCCGCCCCTTACGGTGTACAGGGGCTTGCCCAGCAGCGCTCCCAGGCCACCGGGGGGCAGCGTGGGCGCAGTCCTGGCCACCCCCATGCTCGCCACCATCACCAGCACCCGCAGCATTGTGCCGCCCATGGCTCTGCCGAAGTGCTCCGAGGCCGCCTCCACCTCCTTCTGCGTCCTGGCCGACTCGGACTCGCGGTAGAGCCGCAGGCACGCCAGGGCCAGGTTCACTACCTCCATCAATCCCACGGTGATGGCCAGCGCTGCCGTGAGCGTCACGGCGAAGGCCTTGGAGAAGAGGGGCTCGGGTACCAGCCACGCGCCGAAGTAGACGGCCACCGAGAGGAACACGCTGGCCACGAACACCGGGGAGCTGAACAGCTCCTGCGCGGCCTCGCGCACCCCCGCGCCCATGTAGCGCGGGGACAGCTTCAAGGCCTGGTAGAAGCGGCTCTGCCCCAGCACCTTCGGCAGCGGCAGCAGCGCCCCGCCAAAGCGGGACAGGAACTGTTCGCGTAGGTGCTGCTCCCACTGCCCACCATCATCCTCCTCCAGCAGCCGGAGCCGGGCCGGTGGGAGGACGCGAATCTCGGGCCGTTCCACCAGCAAGGCCGAGTGGAAGACGGTGAGCGCCGCCTGGGCTTCCGCCACGCTCAACACGTCGAGGCTGGGGTCGGCCGCCACCGGCTCGAAGGAGAGCCGGACGCGGCCTCCCGGCAGCTCGCTCACGCTCACCGCGCGAGGCTCTCCCTCGGATGCGCGAGAGGTGGCGCACGCCGT of Hyalangium gracile contains these proteins:
- a CDS encoding HEAT repeat domain-containing protein, which codes for MSEARSWVRMAWVLCLGLLTACATSRASEGEPRAVSVSELPGGRVRLSFEPVAADPSLDVLSVAEAQAALTVFHSALLVERPEIRVLPPARLRLLEEDDGGQWEQHLREQFLSRFGGALLPLPKVLGQSRFYQALKLSPRYMGAGVREAAQELFSSPVFVASVFLSVAVYFGAWLVPEPLFSKAFAVTLTAALAITVGLMEVVNLALACLRLYRESESARTQKEVEAASEHFGRAMGGTMLRVLVMVASMGVARTAPTLPPGGLGALLGKPLYTVRGGLAVEAAATAQVAGDGSLILSGVATGEMATRLCGGLTLCSTMDDGTAGPPPGPKLSTRYGPPHTRQNPLHNEAIEEELASRESARHTQLLKNKAQLDADNKPALDKAPGEGPRFRRPDAASLRPDGVRHNTNYVSNVRDLKRELVAARNQRKMARTIDTARIRDELVQAFKWGEEDRVRALLPQLGLSPKQVRAELEAMLNCEDSLVRQAAAFGLGELGGAASARRLEEQLAIEEARRSYDGEAVVEDIVRALGRIAEASARAPLIRRLERLAAAGQPDAADVIALARALWRRRHPDLLPAVRRSLERISLPAPHGLHGLVPLLEKTPPELDTWARDPTISTRHKTRVLVVLEEDVPDELVPVLPAFIASAEALDEQALSHDRDAAYYCECLLSMHLSDRERLLPALPEDARLALRTVALRLIRATFPNPSISAAVVLGIIGRHEDAPFLEAHSPEYPTLAKVFRDAARTLRDRH